From the Limanda limanda chromosome 2, fLimLim1.1, whole genome shotgun sequence genome, one window contains:
- the sumo2a gene encoding small ubiquitin like modifier 2a, translating into MADEKPKEGVKTENNEHINLKVAGQDGSVVQFKIKRHTPLSKLMKAYCERQGLSMRQIRFRFDGQPINETDTPSQLEMEDEDTIDVFQQQTGGFSL; encoded by the exons ATGGCAGACGAGAAACCCAAG GAGGGAGTGAAGACGGAGAACAATGAGCACATCAACCTGAAGGTGGCAGGCCAGGACGGCTCCGTGGTGCAGTTCAAGATCAAAAGGCACACTCCTCTCAGCAAACTGATGAAAGCTTACTGCGAACGACAG GGGCTTTCTATGAGGCAAATACGATTTCGATTTGATGGTCAGCCCATCAATGAAACAGACACGCCCTCGCAG CTAGAAATGGAGGATGAAGATACGATTGATGTGTTCCAACAGCAAACCGGTGGCTTCTCTCTTTAA